Part of the Gracilimonas sp. genome is shown below.
AAACCTATCTTATAGTAAGGGCATGGGGCATGGCTTGCAAATGTTATCCGCCCTCCAAAAGTTGCTGTTAAAACAGGAATGCATTTCTCCTATCTCACGTTTTGGAAGTCCAATTGAAAAACATTCATCAAAAAGAGATTATGAGCGAACAAATGAACGCTGCTTTTATAGAAGAGTACGGAGAGCTAACCAATGTAACTACCGGAGAATTGCCCAAGCCTGAAGCGGGTGAAGGCGAAGTTTTAGTACGGGTGAAATCGGCCGGTGTAAACCCTGTGGATGCCGCCGTTGTAAGGGGCATGCTGAAAGATGCCATCCCCGGTGAATTTCCCCTTGTGCCCGGCTGGGATGTGGCAGGAGTTGTGGAAGAAACCGGTCACTCCGTAAGTCGATTTAGCACCGGAGATGAAGTATATGCTTATGCCCGGCGACCAAAAATTCAACACGGCACCTATGCTGAGTATATAAGCTTGCCCGAGTCCTACCTTGCAGAACGGCCAACCAATATTTCCATGGAGGCCTCCGGAGGAATTCCTTTAGTAGGGTTAACGGCATACCAATCCATTTTTGATTTCGGAGAACTGAAAGAAGGGCAAACTCTACTCATTTTAGGAGCCTCCGGTGGAGTAGGAACCCTGGCCATTCAGCTGGCAAAATCGGTAGGAGCAAAAGTGATTGGAGTAGCGAGTGAATCCAACCATGAGTATATGAAGGAGCTCGGTGCCGACATCACCATTGATTATAACGACAATCATGTTGGCGAAGCCGTGAAAGAAGCTCAACCCGATGGAGTGGATTTGATTTTCCATTGCTCCCGGGGCGACTCCTTTAGCCAGGTTATGGAAACCGGCGTGCTGAAAGAGGGCGGAAAAGTGGCTTCCATAACCAACAGCAATCCTGAAATCAGCGATGACATTGAGTTTAAATACGTGTTTGTTGAACCTAATGCCGAACAGCTGGAGCATATCACCGTGCTTGCCGACAGTGGTAAAATTACCGTACCGGTCACCGATACTTTTTCTTTAGAAGAAGCCGGTGAAGCACTTCAGAAAATTGAATCGCTGCACACGAGGGGTAAACTGGTGATTACTCCCTGAATAAGTTTACTTATTGGATAGACTTTAACCCCGGCTTAGATAAACAGGCCGGGGTTTTTTAATGGCATAAGCAGTAAAAACTTAATGATAAGTTTTTATCAAGAGGCCAACTCTCTGAGTCAGCAATATTAGAATCCGGGATTTTTAATACTTAGGTAACGCAAAGCTGATCAATATTTATTACACTCGACAAACGGCTATTATGTGTAATCCCTGAAATATGGTCAGGGAGCATCCACCAGCGAACCGTAAATTTGCTGTCACCACCCTGAAGTCGGTAACACATAATCAAACCCCATCATCTATTATGGAAGGATTAACCCAAGGCAATAATGTGCCCAGGAATGTGTACGGCTATTTCACAGCATTCCTTTTTGCTCTCATCTTCTCAATACAACCTGCAATTGCTCAGAATCAAACCATTGGTGCCGGACTGGAAGGTCAGGCCCTGATCGGTTACCTGCAGCAAAACTACTCCCCTGCCCAAACGCTGGGATATGACACTGCCCGGGATACCATGTATGCAGTTATCGATAATGACAATGGAAACCTTACCGGTGTTTATACAGGATATACAATTACTTTAGATCCTAATGAAGACCCAAGTACTGATGCTTTTTATAAAGGCGTTAATGCCGAGCACACGTGGCCTCAAAGTATGGGGGCCGGGAATGAACCGGCGAAATCAGATATTCATCATCTGTTCCCAACAAAATCGAATGTAAACAGTGCCAGGAATAATGACCCTTTAGGTGAAATTGACGACAACCTGACCGATACCTGGTATTACCTCGATCAATCTCAATCATCCATCCCGTCTAGCAATATTGATTTATATGCCGAGAATTACGGAAGCACCACCTTTGAACCCCGAGAACAACATAAGGGAAATGCCGCCCGGGCCGTATTCTATTTTGTAGCAATCTACCAAGCCCAAGCCGATCAAAACTTCTTTGATCAACAGAAGAACGATTTATACCAATGGCATTATTTGGATGAAGTGGATGCCGACGAACTAAACAGAAGCAGTACCATTGCCGGGTATCAGGGTAACGAAAACCCATTTATTCTGGATACCTCGCTGGTTCGAAGAGCTTTCTTTCCGGATGGGAATACCGGTGGAACCGACACCACGCCTCCGGTCATCAGCTCGGTACAGTCCACCAATATCGGAGCAAACTCAGCTACTGTAAGCTGGAGTACGGACGAACTTGCCACCTCTCAGGTTAACTACGGAACAACAACTTCCTATGGTTTTGTTGAAAGCAGCGGAAGTTACACTACCTCTCATTCCATCACCCTTACTGGCCTATCCGCCAACGCTACTTACAATTATCAGGTAAGCAGTACAGATGGTTCCAGTAATTCAGCAAGTTCTTCTAACTTCACTTTTACCACTGCTGAAGAAGGGACAAGTGCGGGTGCTATTGTATTCTCGGAGATCTTCTACGACACTCCCGGTACCGACAGCGATGAAGAATGGATTGAACTGTATAACGGGACTTCCACAACTGTAGATTTAAGTGGGTATACCATTACGGATAACAACGGAACCGGATCTTCCTATACCTTCCCAGCCGGAAGCAACATAACCCCTGGTTCTTATTTTACTGTTGCATCAGCCTCAACCGGTTTTCAGGCTATATATGGATTTGACGCCGATGAATATGGATCCATTCCCGCTTTAAATAATGGTGGAGATGTTTTAATCCTCACCGATACTCAAAGTAACGAAGTCGATATTGTGGCCTGGGAAGGAGGAGCATCTGCTGGTTTGCCTTCAGGATGGGGAAGCAGTACCGACCCTACCGCGTCAACCGGAGAATCTATTTACCGAAGCTCGCCGGGATCTGACTCTGACTCCTACACCGACTGGGCAGTAGCTGTCAATAATGGCGACCCGCAAACTCAAGCTTCGGCTCCTCAGAATCAGGCACCTACGGCAGTGGCCAATGGTCCTTATTCGGGGAACACCGGAAACTCCATCACATTCAGCAGTGCCGGCTCTTCTGACAGTGATGGATCGATCTCGTCATACAGTTGGACCTTCGGGGATGGAGGAAGTAGTACCCTCGCTAACCCAGGTTATACTTACACAAGTTCAGGCACTTACAGTGTTTCTTTAACGGTAACGGATGATCAGGGGGCAACAGCTACAGCAACAACTACTGCTGAAATCACAGATGCCACTGTAGATCACGTACTCTTTTCTGAAATCTTCTATGATACTCCCGGCACTGATGCTGATGAAGAATGGATTGAACTGTACAACCCCACTTCACAGCAAATTGATCTGACGGGCTATACCATTATAGATAATAATGGTACCGGGTCCTCCTATACTTTCCCATCAGGCACCGTCATTGACGCACAGTCCTATTTTACAGTAGCGTCCAATCAGGCTGGGTTTAACGCTCTTTACACCAACGATGCTTATCAGTATGGTGGAATACCGGCTCTCAATAATGGAGGGGATGCCCTTCTTCTTAATGACGGCTCCGGAACCACTGTGGATGAAGTAGCCTGGGAAGGCGGCGCATCTGCAGGTGTCCCATCAGGATGGGGATCGGGACCAACGGCTTCAACAGGAGAAAGCCTCGTTCGCAGTTCTTTTGATACCGATAGTGACAACGATAGCGACTGGACGACAGCCGCTAACAATGGTGACCCCGCCACACTACAGGCAACCGATACCACCGCTCCGGTTATAACCGCTGTAAACTCTTCCAATATTACTGAAACCGAAGCTACGATTACATGGACAACGGATGAGCCTGCCAATTCACAGGTGAATTATGGCACTACTACCAGTTATGGAAGTTCAGCAGGAAGCGGTAGTTATGTGACCTCTCACTCCGAGACCCTGACCGGTTTAACGGCAGGAACCGAATACTTCTACCAGGTTGTCTCTACTGATGAAGCCGGAAATACCGCAGTGGATGAAACTTATTCGTTCACAACGGCCAGTCCGCCTGCTTCTTCCACTCCTGACATTCTTATCAGTGAAGTTTTTTATGATACTCCCGGAAATGAATCCAAGGAAGAATGGGTAGAAATCTACAACACGACCGGACAAGAAATCCAACTTAACGGATGGACTTTGGTTGATGACAATGGAAACAGCCAGTCATTTACTTTTGCGAACAAACATAAGATCGGCGGGAATACTTTTATGACTCTCGCACTCGATCGCAAGGATTTCAAAGCACTGTATAATAAAAATGCAGATGACTTCGTGAATCTGCCCCCGCTTAATAACGGCGGAGATGTATTAGTTCTTAAAGATGCTTCCGGAAATGTAATTGACGCCGTTGCCTGGGAAGGAGGTGCCAATAGCTTGGTCTCAGGATGGGGAAGTACCTCGTTACCATCAGCCGGAGAAGGTAACAGTATTTATAGAAGTGACCTGGGAACAGATACCGATACCTATAACGATTGGACAACCTCCTCCGATCTCGGTTCACCCATGACCCAGTCCGATGGAACCTTTTTCGCTTCTGTAAATGACAATACAGAAAGCCGTGTTGAAGAAGGACCCGGCGAAGAGCTTCCAGCAGAAGTTACCCTGGGCAACTTCCCTAATCCGTTTAACCCGACAACTCAGATTGCTTACACCCTGCCGGAAGCGCAGCGCGTGAAAGTTACCGTCTTCAACATGCTGGGGCAGCAAGTAGCCACTTTGGTTGATGGATTTACTGAAGCCGGTGCGCATCAGGTGGTATTTGATGCCTCGGCAATGTCGAGTGGGCTTTACCTGTACTCTATACAAACAAGCTCAACAGTCATCACCAAAAAAATGATGCTGATTAAATAGCCTCATTTCGACCTGTTGAACAACTTTATAACCCCGATTTGGTTAAAACAAATCGGGGTTTTTTATGCATAAATAAAAAAGGCCCGATGAAACCACCGGGCTTTAACCTCTTTGAAATTCAGAAATAATTTACTGCAGATGCGCCGGAGGTGAAGTGGCTTCCACTGCCGAAAAGGTTTCGATGATTTTGTAGGTATGCTCTGTTTCTTTAGGAACCAGATATGAATTCCCTTCCGTCAACTCGACAACCTGGTCATTTTCCAAGTGAAGCTCGGCTTTACCTTTTAGTACATAACCTACCGTTTCATAAGAATTAGTATGAAATTCTTTGTCCGCATCCGGCTCTTCCTCTCTCCAGATTCTGAGCCCTACATCTTCGCCGGAAGCCATGATTTCTTTCACGACTTCGGCCTCATTTAATTTACCTTCTGCTACTTCTTCGGCTGTCATCGTTTCTATACTCATAATAATCGCGTCCTCTTTTTTGATTCACAGGTCTAATGCATCAAAAGCTATAACAGATGAGCGGGCGGTGGGGTTTCATCAGTTCATGCCAGCACAAAATTAGTTTTCAAAATTCCACCCATTATACAAGTTCAATTCCCCAATATTTGTAGCCGGGCCCTTTCCGTTAAGAATATGATTCATCCCTCCAAGCCTTCCCGCAAAAGCAGAGATATGTGTGATTTTAATTCCCGGCTTTTCAGGGGCTTCCATTGCGTTTTCCAAACGAACATTATTTTTTTCTGTTTCCTCACCTCTGAAGAAAGAATAAATCCCCAATCCCCAAGCCTGATGCTCTTCTACACCGTCGGCTATTTTATAGGATGCATACCCCGGCTTTCCATTATCATTCCATACTTCATTGCTTGGGGGCTCATAAGGAATTTCAGACTGGTAAAAATACACCCGGCCTCTCTCCCCCTTCCAGTATGTCTGATAATGCTGAAAGTGCTCATTAAAGAGCCCATAAATAGTTACATCATCCCCATTAACAATCAGGCCGTGGTCACTTTTATTGACAAACCAATCGGCACCTGTACCGTGATCGGCCCGCCATAACCAAAAATGATCACCTATTACCCGGTTTGCATTAATCTCAAGGCATGTCTTAGCTGTACCGGCAATGGCTCCACCTATTCTGCAGTATAAATCATGAAGGCTAATGGGATTACCTGAATAATTTTTATCGCTCCCTTCCTGTCCAACCTGAATCAGGACATCGGAAGATTGCACCCCTGCATCAACCATGATTCCTGCTACAATAATGCCTTCTTTATCTCCGACTGCAAGTGCTTTATTGCCTTGGGTAGGAACCAAAGTAGGAAGTCCTAAACCAAGTACTACTGTGTTTTCTTTCCCTACCACTATTTCCTGACTTAACTCATAAATTCCCGGAGTCAGCAACAGGTTCTTCCCTGAACTCAGGGCTTCGTTAATACTAGCGGCATCATCTTTTCCAGCCTTTGCTATATAAAAATCTTCAATAGGAATCTCTCTGCCGGATTCATTTCCATCTTTCCAGCTTACTCCTGTACTATTTTTGGTCAGCTGCGGAACAAAGACGAAATAACCATGCTCTTCACTAAATACCAGAAACGGCTTATCCCGGATAACAGGGGCTTCATCTACTACCGTGACCGGCTGCTCCGGCCAGTTTTTTTCCGGGGCTCCCTTTACCCCAACAAACACACGGTTCCAGTTCCCGCCCTCCCAGGAACCCAGTTCTGAATTTCGTGTAAACCATTGCTGTCCTGTTGTCAGACCGGCCCGACCGGTTACGATGGAATTCGCTAACACGCCCCCACTGCCCCATCCTCCTTTATCAAAATTTACATTGCCGATAATATGCATTCTTCTCATTGGCGCTGCTTGCGATACAGCCCAGTACATCCAGGGCTCAGCAGTATCGGGATACACTTTGAAATTCTCAGCCCCTCTCCAGAACTGTGTGGTTACGTTGTTGTTGTTGCTGGTTTCCACCGATTGCACCGCTCCATGCACCGTGGTTTGACCCGGGGTTTTTCCAAGTCCCAGAGCCTGCACATAAAAGTCGACCGTAATATCCACCTCATAGGTCCCCGGCTTAAACAGCAATGCATATCGTTGATCAGAAAACTCCTCACCGGCCTGCTCTTGATGAATTTCATCCAATGCTTTTTGAATTTCTTTCTGGTCCATGCCATCATCAAACACCAACACACGATCTCCGAACATAGAATTATTAATATTTAGGTTTTTCTTTTCTGTTGACTGGCAAGCGGCTAGAAATAGTAGCAGCCAAATAATGTAATTAAGCTTCAAGGGATCTTTTATTGATTATAGAGTTGCCTAAAATTATAGGGAAAAAAGAAGAAATAAATCTATGAAAGGCAGGATTTCAGGTCCGGGGGGGATTCTTTACTTGGCCGGTATCATATAAAACGAACGAATGTTTATGTTGCCAATGTTTTTGGGTGCTCATCAACAAACATCTTTATTTAAATAGAAACCGGAAGCCTCTTGACCAATCCCATTTTATTTCTTTCGGTAATTGTTGCCGGATTTTTTCTGATCTATGGCATACAGTGCTTCCGGTCCCCTTTTATGAAAGAGGAATTTATTCGCTATGGAATGGGCGATACTGTACGAAAACTCACCGGCACGGCTCAGCTGGCAGGAGCCGCCGGGCTGCTTGCCGGTTTATACATTAGCCTGTTGGGTTTTCTCGCGGCCACCGGATTGACAGTGATGATGGCGGTAGCCTTTGGCACGCGCATAAAGGTCCGGGATTCTCTGAACCAAACGCTACCTTCTTTTTTCTTTATGTTGGTAAACGGTTTTTTGGCCTACAAATTCCTGTTGCTGATGCTTTATGATCTATAGAAAAGCAATCAACAGCGACAGAGCCAGGAAAGTAAAAGCCGGGAGAGATTTTTTTAACGGGTCCTTAACCTTTATGTGCATACTCACAGCACCCAGCATCAACACGGCTATGCCGTAAGCAGAATAAGTTTCTAATTCCGGGTAGCCTGTAAACCAAATGGAAGCCAGAAGCCCCAATGCAAACAGAATTTTGAGCCCGCCTACAGTCCACATAAACCAAATGGGAAGCCCGTAGGCTTTAAATTCTTCTTCCAGACTTCCGGCGTCTCCACCCCGCCATTGAGTTTCCTTGCCCGATCGCAACAGCCATACATTTAAAATGCTAAGCCCTACAATTACTTTACATGCCATAATCAGATATTCCATAATCTCCTCTAACTACCTTTTTGTTTGCTCCACACTGTGGAGTTGTGAATACCGACATCAATAAAAACAAAAATTGCGCTTATTACTACGACTTTATTTGATGAGCTTGCCCTTATAAACTAAAAAAAGGAGAGTTGTATGCTCTCCTTTTAAAATACTTCTTCAAGATTTGCTGGCCTGATATTTCTATTTACTCAACGGAGACAATATCGAATAAGTAGTAAGTATTGCCCTGGTCGGATATCAGCTCTAATCCAATGATAATTTCATCACCGGTGGGTACTTCAGAAAAGAACTCCTGACTATCAAAGTCTATCACGCTGCCATTACCTTTTACGTTCCCTGCTATGTTCAGGTCAGTATAATATGGAGGAGGAGTTGGAGAAGGCTGCCCGTTATATGTAGCCAGAATTATGGCGGCTTCAATAATTGAATCATTACCCGGAAGCTGGACATGAGCCTTTATGCTGGCTTTTTTATCACTTCGCAGCTTTTTTGGACTGAAATTTAAATGCGAACTTTCAAGATTAACGCCAATTAGGCCATTGATATCAACACCGGATGGGAAAACACCACCAGTATCTTCTATGCGGATATATCGCGCATTTGATAAACCCGCAGCATTAAGATCATACAGGCCCGTTCCAGTAGAAGAGCCTAAAAGCTTATAGGGACCGGCAGGGTCGTTACTGGCATAAACAGTCATCCCTTCTGCAAAACCGAAGCCTGACGCAATCAGGGATCCGTCAGCTTCAATGACAATAAGATCCGGCCCTTCCTGATCTTTTATACTTTCACCTTCCCCCATATCATAGACAACGAAACCTCCTCCAATACCTGTGACAGGTGGTGATTTCAAAGGGTTCAGTAACTGAGGTGCATCCAGCCCTCCTGCAGCAAACGGAAAACCCTGTCCGTTATTTATGAGTCCGTCTATAGCTACCGCATCCGCAAAGGGATCGTAAGTATTAGGTGTCGCTTTTTTTGCCGCTTTATTCAGGGCACTTGGTTCCGGAAGAATCTCATTTTCCATCTGCGTATCTGTACTTGTATTTGAACAAGCAGCAGAAACTCCAAAAATTATTGTAATTACAAGTATTTGTTTTATGGTAGTATTCATTTTGTACCTCGTCTAATGATTAGATTATGTCTTATTAGTTTTCAGACCAGATTAGTGCTACCCCTCTTATTTACTAGCACTTTTGATTAATATAGTGCTTCAACTCTTCATTAACCTATATAAAAAACAATTGTAGATGGGAGGCAAAGATGGCGAATCGAAGATTTGGTATAGGAACTTGACTTCTCAGCTTGAGTTTATTCCATTGAGGCGGAGTCTCTATAGGGCATCCCCGAGCAGAGCAGCGGAAAGAGAAAAAACATAAGGAGTGCAACCCTCTTATAATTCCACTTTTTTGGGTTTACCGGCAAAATGTCCAAAGCCGGCTTTGATCGCTAAAATCCCTAACAAAAACCCCAAGGGAACATTCCAGTTACCGGTCAAATCATAAAGAGCCCCGATTAAAATGGGACCGATGGCTGCGAGAATATACCCTGCAGATTGAGCCATTCCACTTAATTCGGTTGCCTCCTGCGTGTCGTGCGAGCGAAGTACGATAAATAGCAGTGCCAACCCAAAAGACCCTCCGAGTGCAAAACCCAACACAGATACCCATACGGCTACCCCAAATGTATCCGTCAGCATAAGGGCCGCAAGGCAAACACCTTCCATGAGTATTAACATCCATACAATACTTTGCTGATTGGACTTTTTTCCTGCAAAGTATGGGATAAGCAGTGTACCCAGCACTCCGGTCCCCTGTGATAATGAAAGCATCCATCCGGAATAGGATTCCGATAGCCCCCTGCTTTGCAGTATATCAGGCAGCCAGGCCAAAATCACGTAAAAGGCTAAAGACTGTAATCCCATAAATACAGCCACTTGCCATGCCGTAGCTGAGCCGGCCATTTTTTTGAGAGCTTTTCGAAAGCTACTGAGCCGGCTGCTATTAGTATTGTATCGCAACTGAGGGATCCAAATTAATAATGCGATAAAAGCAGGAAGAGACCACAATGCCAAAGTGTACCTCCAGCCAAGTCCCATTCCTTTTGATAGTGGAACACTTAGCCCCGCTGCCATGGAGGCTCCGATCCCCATCATGCTGGAATACAGGCTGGTGAGCGGGCCCGACATATCCGGAAAATCGCGCTTTACCAAAGAGGGCAACAACACATTGCCCAAAGCAATGGCGATACCTAACATCAAGGTGCCTCCGAATAAGGCCACCGGTGACTGGATCAATCGGGCTAAAATCCCGATGGTAAGTAAAATTAACGCCCCGAATAATGTTTTTTCTATACCAAAACGCCGTGTAAATAAAGTAGTAAGCATCGAAACCAGGCCAAATGCAATCAACGGGAGAGTCGTAAGCAAGCCCAGTAAAGAGTTGGAAAGTCCGGTACTCTCCCGTATTTCAGCTATCAAAGGCCCGACGGATGCCAGGGCCGGCCTCAGATTGAGAGCAATCAGTATTATGCCTGAGATTAATAAGCCGGTTTGCAAGCGGTTTCTTCGGGAACCATCTTTTTCAATTGGTGGCATGCCTTAACTCTCGAAAATCGATGTGAATTCGTCTATCATAATAAGCTTTCAATGTACGGCTTAGGGATTTCAGGTATCGGATCTATAATGGCTTCCTAACAACAAGCGCAGTAGCATTTTCGATCAGATTTTAGATAGACGAAGCAAAATGACCAGATAAAAGGTCAAAAATCATAAACAAAAAAAAGCCCCGTACATCTAAAAAGTGCACAAGGCTTTACTTGATGTGGGACCGGGCGGATTTGAACCGCCGACACACGGATTTTCAGTCCGTTGCTCTACCTACTGAGCTACAGTCCCTTTCAACAAGGACGGCAAAGATACAGGGTTTGTAATCTTTATACAATAATAAATTGGGGAAAAAGGTATTTAGGTGTTAGGGGCAAGGTGTTAGGTTTTAGTAAGTCTTTCTGAGCGGAAGCGAAGCATCTTTGTTATAGTTAGTTACCAATCATTTTGGGCAAAGATCTTTCGCTTCCGATCAAGATGACCCTAAAACCTAACACCTTGCACCTAATACCTACCTCCCCGGAATGTGAATGTCCTTTAATCTCAGCTGAAGCGTACGCCGGCCGTTCCAGTTATTTTCTTCAAGCACATAGGCTATTTTAAACGGATCTCCTTTTCGAACATCGGGCAGGTATTCGTGCATATTAAAACCGATGGTATCAAAAACACCGGATCCATTTTGGCTTACCCTCATCTTCAGGTGGCCGTTTCCTACAATGGTCGGAACACCGACTACTTTTACACCTTCACTTACAAAAACGGGCCGCAGGTTACCAGGCCCAAAGGGCTCAAACTGACTAAGCAGCTTCCAGAATTTCATATCCACCTCACCCAACTCCAGTTTGGCATCTACGGTGAGTTCCGGTTCAAAAGAATTCTCAGACAAATCGGTATAGGCCAGCTCATTCATCCGGCGACGGAATTCGGAAAGGTTTCCTTCCTCCAGAGTAAGTCCGGCTGCAAACTCATGCCCACCAAATTGTTCCAATAGGTCATCGCACTTTTTGATGGCATTATAAATATTAAACCCTTTAATACTCCGCGCCGACCCTTTGATCTTCCCATCCACATTGCTGAGCATGATAGCCGGGCGGTGATATAAATCCACCAGTCGGGAAGCTACAATCCCGATCACCCCAAGGTGCCAGTTCTGGCTGTACAGCACAATGGTGGACGTCTCCTCCATGTTAAAATCCTTCTCAATCTGCTCCATCGCCTCTTTCATGGTCTTGGAGTCGGTATCTCGTCGCTTCAGGTTTACGGACTCCAGCTCATAAGCATGCGATTTGGCTTCTCCCAGCGTCTCGGAGATCATGAGCTTAACCGCGGTGCTCGCATCCCCCATTCGTCCGGCCGCATTAATTCTCGGGCCGATAGAAAACACAATCTTGGAGGTGTTTACATCTTCTTTGGAAACCTTGATCAGCTCCAGCAATGCCTTAATACCCACCCTCGGGCTTCGCTGAATCATCTGTAGTCCGGCCTTCATAAGCACACGGTTTTCATCAATGATGGGTACAATATCGGAAGCAATCGAAATGGCCACCAGGTCCAGGAATTTGTACGAGATCGTGGAGGGCAATCCCAGCTTTTCTATGGTTCCCTGAATGAGTTTAAACCCAACACCCGCTCCCGAAAGTCCGTCAAAGGGGTAATCACAGTCCGGGCGTTTGGGGTCGAGTACGGCTACGGCATCCGGAATTTCATTACCTACAGTATGGTGGTCGCACACAATCAGGTCGATGCCTTTTTCACGGGCTACTTTAGCTTCTTCAATAGCAGTAATGCCACAATCAACCGATACAATCAGAGAGGCCTTAACTTCTTCGGCATATTTAATGCCATCGGGGTTAATCCCGTATCCCTCTTTGAAGCGATGGGGAATGTAGTAGTCGGCATCTACGCCAAATTCTTTCAAAAATGTATAGACACAGGAAGTTGCTGTAGTCCCGTCAACGTCGTAATCGCCGTAAACGAGTACTTTCTCACTTTTACGTATGGCCAGAGCTAAACGTTCTGCACCGGCTTCCATATCCTTCATTAAAAAAGGATCGTGGAGGTTTTCTATCTTTGGCCTGAAAAAGTATTCTGCATCATCGAATGTTTTTATGCCGCGTATAGCCAGTAGTTGGGCTATTTTGTCCGGAATTCCCAGCATGTCCCCTAACTTGGAGACGTACTTTGGCTCGTCCGGCTGCGCGTATACCCAGCGGAATGACATGATTGTTTTGTGCTTTATTTTTATACATAAAGGCAGATCGGCGGTCAGGCCGGGACGCCAACGCAAATCGCGTTCT
Proteins encoded:
- a CDS encoding MFS transporter; this translates as MPPIEKDGSRRNRLQTGLLISGIILIALNLRPALASVGPLIAEIRESTGLSNSLLGLLTTLPLIAFGLVSMLTTLFTRRFGIEKTLFGALILLTIGILARLIQSPVALFGGTLMLGIAIALGNVLLPSLVKRDFPDMSGPLTSLYSSMMGIGASMAAGLSVPLSKGMGLGWRYTLALWSLPAFIALLIWIPQLRYNTNSSRLSSFRKALKKMAGSATAWQVAVFMGLQSLAFYVILAWLPDILQSRGLSESYSGWMLSLSQGTGVLGTLLIPYFAGKKSNQQSIVWMLILMEGVCLAALMLTDTFGVAVWVSVLGFALGGSFGLALLFIVLRSHDTQEATELSGMAQSAGYILAAIGPILIGALYDLTGNWNVPLGFLLGILAIKAGFGHFAGKPKKVEL
- the recJ gene encoding single-stranded-DNA-specific exonuclease RecJ, encoding MSFRWVYAQPDEPKYVSKLGDMLGIPDKIAQLLAIRGIKTFDDAEYFFRPKIENLHDPFLMKDMEAGAERLALAIRKSEKVLVYGDYDVDGTTATSCVYTFLKEFGVDADYYIPHRFKEGYGINPDGIKYAEEVKASLIVSVDCGITAIEEAKVAREKGIDLIVCDHHTVGNEIPDAVAVLDPKRPDCDYPFDGLSGAGVGFKLIQGTIEKLGLPSTISYKFLDLVAISIASDIVPIIDENRVLMKAGLQMIQRSPRVGIKALLELIKVSKEDVNTSKIVFSIGPRINAAGRMGDASTAVKLMISETLGEAKSHAYELESVNLKRRDTDSKTMKEAMEQIEKDFNMEETSTIVLYSQNWHLGVIGIVASRLVDLYHRPAIMLSNVDGKIKGSARSIKGFNIYNAIKKCDDLLEQFGGHEFAAGLTLEEGNLSEFRRRMNELAYTDLSENSFEPELTVDAKLELGEVDMKFWKLLSQFEPFGPGNLRPVFVSEGVKVVGVPTIVGNGHLKMRVSQNGSGVFDTIGFNMHEYLPDVRKGDPFKIAYVLEENNWNGRRTLQLRLKDIHIPGR